The DNA sequence AGCCATGTTGGGGTTCATCAAGTACCGAGGCAGAGAACCAGATGGTAGGGAGGAAGAAGTTGCTGCTGAGGATGTAGATGACATAGGAATGGTGGTAGAGGCAGAGGAGAAAATAGTggacagagaggaagaggagggggtgGGAAGGTGCCCGTTCCCTGTGGCAGGTTGTCTCAGTAGGTCTGTGCCTGCAGAGGGAAATATGGTCTGTAGGTCAGCCAGTGTTTGTCCTGGTGTTTGTAGGAATGATGATCCACCACTACCAGCCATTAGAAGTGGGTGACTCATGTGACCAAGGTTCCCAAGTAGGGATGAAGAATTCAGACCCACTGGAGGAAAACTGAGCCCACCTGAAAGCGCAGGGAAATGAGCTGCAGCAGAAGTACATTTGTCTCCCATTTGTGCGTTTCCCTGACTTTCAGTACTCTTGCGTTTGGTGCCTCGCATCTCTAAAGATGAACTCAGAAGGTCGTCACCGAGCCTACTGAGATCACGGGCCTGATAGTTTTGTGAAGCATTTCCATCTCCCGACGGCACAGATGACATGTCTGACGGCGACGCCAAATCGTTCCctgctccagcagcagcagcagcgtcgCCTGTGGATGAAGTGTAATGGCTGAGCTCTCTGAGAATCTCCGTGCCTAAGGGAGAAGAGGGTCGCTGCTCGCCGTTGGGGGAACGTTGGTTTTGATCCACAGGGGAAGAACAGCCATTACTGACTGGTCGGATCCCCGAACCCTGGGTGTCTGCAGAGAAGACAGAAGTGCAGACATGTCAGGAGTCTTATACAGAGTTCCCGTCTTTGGGGAATTTAATTTTGAAAGGTCAATcctgaaaagaaaatgacaaagtTATAAGTTGAAAATCTTGTTAAAAAACTTGATGTAGTGCATTGCAAAAATGTGATCACTGATTAAAGGGACAGTTCACCCTCAAATCAAATTCACCTTTTTTTCTACAGTTCCCCAGTTTGTCCAACTTCTCTTAAATATAATAGAACAAGATGAAATCTTGTGGTCCTCAAAGAATCAGACATAcatctgaaaaagaaagtaGGTCCTACATACTCTCCCTGTCTTACCTAAATGACTTGgatcagggatgtcaaacttgTTTTACATCGAGGGCCACATACAACCCACTTTGATATTAAGTGGGCCAGACCAAAGAAACTCCCCTTTCCATCAGACTAAGGAAGTTTAACTGCACATTAACTACACTttgtaaaaaaaccaaaaaaaaacccaaagcaaaacaaaactacattttctaTTGTAGATAGAAAAGTTCCAGTTTTTCACTGTCatctaattatttatttatcactCTATTACTTTGGTGAGAACCAGCCAACTGAAAGTTAGTCGTTTCCTCGGTTCTCAGGAGGCCATGAATAGCCAtgggggaggtctttatcagtaggaaatGCTATATAACAATACTGTTAAAAGTCCAATATTTATGCCCTCCTTTAGATGCTCCAATGACATCAGATGGGCCAGACTGGAGTCCCTGCCAGGTCAATTCTGGCCTTGTTCCCTGGGCCTTGTGTCTGTGATGCACCCAACTTGGATGGATAAACAGCATTACAGACCAGAAGAGAAATATCTAAATTTGATTAAGTGTAAGACTGCAGCTATCGATTATTTTAGAAATCAAGTGTTCTACTGATTATTCCACTGATTAATCAGATAAGAAATACTTGTGTCTTATGAATGAGACAAAACatctgaaaagaaaaggaaaaaaaaaaaaaaaagtatgtatgtacatatacatatatatacacacacatatatatatatatatatatatatatatatatatatatatatatatatatatagacacacacacacatatatatagagTAATATGTTCAAAAGAGGAAAACCCCTACCTCTTGAAGCAGCAGAACCCCCGGCTACAGGTCGACTGATCTTTCCAGATCGAATGGCAAATATTCGTCCATCGTTCGTTCTGATGTAGGTACCTGCTTTGCAGAAAAGAGTAAGAGAAGAGAGATGTTTAAATGACTGTTTGTATGCACAGAGTTCTTAACACAGCACTGAACCAACCTTTAGATCCTCTGATAACATGGATGCTCTCTCCTGCGCTGATTCGAGCTTGAACATCTGTTGAGCTGTTGGCTCCTGGGATTACTATATCTGTGAAACCAGACAAATGGCGGATGTAATatctgattatttatttatttactgtgatttaaacatttaaaaacatcatGATAACCTGTTGTGGTGACAATCCTCTGCACGTAAACACCGGCTTTCTGGAGAAAGTTGACAGGGAGACTGCCGGGAGAGCCGGAGCCAACCATGCCCATGCCGACCTGGCGAGGCATCATGGGTATTGGTGTTGACTGAATTGGCCTGACACTTGCCACGGGCTTGTCATCTGGCCGTGTCATGGGACGCCTGCAAATATGAAGGACGAACTTAATAAACAAACTTATATAAACAAACATtcaatgaatgcaaaacaaaacactgtagaCTTGCACTCACCATCCACGCTGGGTAAATGCTGGTATGTTTGTGAGCGGATAATCACTGGTTGGGTAATAGGGGGCATATGATGGACGGGAATAAGGTACAGAGGCTCGTTTCTCATCCTCGTAGCTCTTTTTAGCAGCTCGCTTCTCTGCTTTGGTCAGTTTCGACTCTTTCCGGTCCACCAGCAGAGACTCGTGGTGGAAAGGTAGCTGTTGAAATTAATTGAAACTGAATCAAATATCAGCGATGCCGCATTTCATGAAGAGGCAGCTCTCTCACATGCCACACACGCTCGACAGTCAAAAAGGACTCTCCGAGTACCATGTTTTTATAGAATGGCCTCCTTACACAGTATCAGGAGTTATTAGGTCAACTGGTGATCTAAATTGGCCATAAGTGTGAATGTGATCATGAATGGTTGTCTATCCCAACTGGTGTTTGCCCAGCGATAAACTGGGTGTACCTTGTCTCTcgtcctatgacagctgggatagggtTTCAGACCCCATATGACACTGAACTGGTAAAGCAGTTAAGAAATGGATAGATTTTTCTCTTGCTTACTCATTCACCGCACAGTTAAGACTTTGGTCTTTGGTGGTTCAGCTGTAACTCAGCAGGAGAGCTGGCTGGCAACTAATTCTTGTTGGGAGCTTTTATTGGACTTACAGTTACCTTATAAGAAAAAGAaccactgctttttttttttcttttttttttaatattcttaCTTAAGCAATAGCAAAATCTGAAAATTTGACAGTTATCTTTTAATATATCATAGCACAACATTCCACTAACTACACCTCCTACCGTACTTTGAAATAGGAGGTGCTTTTGAGTCTGTGGAATATAAGTAACAACTTTATTGCAACAGTACCTTGGTGATGAGACGTGGATAAAGCTGACAAGCTTGAGATATCACTGGCTCATATACTGCCAGGGATTCTAGAAGGATTTTCTCAGCTTCAGGCTCCTCCTCAACGAAGTGCAGCAGCGACTCCACCTCCTTACGAGTAAAGTTAAGCACTGGGTTCAGGTCATCAACCACACGGTCTTTAAAGACACAGAAACAAAGTTTCAGCATTTGAGAAATACCAGTCGATGTTAGTAACAAagcaacaaagcaaagcaatgGCAAGAagatttttggtgcagcaccatATACCTTGTTGCAACCAGTGCCTTGGTAGCAACTGCCAGTAACCCGTTGCTATCACTAGATCACTGGTcagtctctaggcctgtatAACTCTGGCTTTGGGAATCAATTTCCCACCAAGTACCAACAAGCACACTCCAACCAGTCAGGGAACACACATTTCAGTATATGGTTGCTACTTGGTCTCTAGATCTGTGTAACTGGGGCAAGACCAGAGCTTTTATAAGGGCTCAAGTGAAGTACCTGTCCACTGTAACGATTAACAGCTCTTGTTCAGATTAAGACATCCCTTACCCGACATGCCCTGTTTGGAGACTTGTCTGTCGTAGATCTTTTTCTCCAAGGTAAAGTCACAGACGAGGCGGTAAATGTGGCAGGGCTTTCTCTGACCATATCGGTAAACCCTACACACAGCCTGGGCATCATGACAGGGGTTCCACGATGCATCAAACACGACAACACGATTTGCTCCAATCAAATTTACCCCCAAACAGCCTGCTctgaaatacacaaaaaaagaataacaaataaatattaaataaataattaatgagAAAAGgtgagaataaaaaaagaagtgaatgCAGAGATTTATACCTGGTAGAAAGCAGGAAGACCCGTGTTGAGCTGTTTTCTGGATCATTAAACTGATTAATAAGCCGCTCCCTTTCTGAGGCAGATGTACTTCCATCCAgtcctgcagacacacaaagcaGGGGTATAGCATCTATTTACAGTGAAACACCTGAACACACTTTAACTTGTGAAGTGAAGAAGAGATACTCAGTTTAGGAACATTTTCATCAAATTCCTATAGAATACATTGTCTTCTCCACAAAAGAATATAATGAGTGGAGGAATCCAATACAATAGAAACTGCAGCCAGGGACACCAAATCAATAAAGGCAATCACAACTTTGAGGTTTCAGTGTTGAAGAGCGCATTTTCTGCAGAGGGCGCAGATTGGATGACTCACTGTAGTAATTGAGGTTGCGAACCCAGTTCTGGCTCTGGCCATCAGTGGAGGCAATGCCCTGCGGCATGGGTCTCTTTGATAAGAAGTCTTCAATGACCGTCAAGGTGGACAAGCTTTGGCTAATGGAAATACAGCAAAAACAGATTGTAAGGGCTAAGCAAAGTAAGTGTGCTTACTTTTATGGCTATGACCAGTAATTGGTTTGTTTTCAAGAAAGTTCAGAATGTGGGGTAATTGTTAAAGTAACCTGAAAAGATGCAGAAAACCTAGAAAAATGAGATTAATTAGGCAAACTGCAGTCAGTGTCTTCTATAAGCTTCTTATTGGTGGATTTGTCTTTAATGCCCTGTGCATGGGGCAGAGGACTTACCTAAAGACCAAAATCTTGTCTCTTCTCCTCACACTCTCATCAATCAAATGGAAGAGGAGAACCATCTTGGCAGAGTTCTCCAGAACTCCTGTCTGATAGTTGGACATTATGTCCTTTGCCTAAAGTATAGAACAAACCTTTAGGCATGCTGCTGGcatattttaaactgtgtgtttgttaaACAGTGACACTAAAAATGTCAAGCCAAGCTCTATGTTCGTGACATACCCATTCATATGTGATGACTTGATTGGCTCTGTCCTGAGAGGAATTGAGTGGTGGCAGGGTGCTGTTGACTTTACTGTTGCTTGAGTCTGCTACTTTGGATTTGAGGCCAGCACCGGGTGCAGGGCAGCGAGGGTTGCTAGCTGAAGTGATGTCATCGAGGTCTAGGTCCTGCTCGTTGGCCTGATTCTCTTTCTGCAGGGCTTCATAGAGGACGTCTGGGTGATTCCAGATCTAGAtggagaagatgatgatgatgacacagGACTTAGCAACTCAGATAAGATGAagaagagagaaataaaaagacaaaaagctcCCCAATGTAAACAGGggttttagtaaaaaaaaatttaaaaaaatccatagTCTTACCTTGCAGCAAACACAGAAAGCTTTGAGTGGATTGAGGCCGAGCCAGCCTGTGTTCCCTGCTTCTCGAAAGCGTTTCATAAACTCTGTATAGAGTGCCCTCTGAATGGGGGAGAGCCGTACCAGGATCACATGCTCCTCCTTGGTGGGAAGCTGGTCTCGCAACACATCGTGACCTCgtctgcaaacaaaaaaaagcactcCCGTGAACGTGGTGAGGGAAGCAACTTCCATATTAGTATGCTTCGTTTTCACAATGTTCAATTTCTGAGCCTGACTGAAAGCTTACCGCTGGACAAAGCCCTCCAACAGGCTATGCAACACGTGACTACGGTAGCGCATCAAGCGAACATCTTGAGGAGTGCTGTCCACACACTGACCATTTAGGATTGGACGCTCAAACATGTTGCTGAACTCCTGGCGTGTGCCTAAAAAGTCAGGTCTGACAAAGTCCACCATGCACCAGTATTCGATAAGGTTGTTCTGCAGGGGGTAACCTGTCAGAACTACCCTGCGTCTGGACCGGATGTTCTTTAGGGCCTGGGATGTGCTGGCGTGGTAGTTCTTAATGCGATGGCCCTCATCGCAGATCACTACGTCTGGGCCAGGCCGTGCTATGGCCTTCTCAATACCTGaagaaaaaggatgaaaattaAACA is a window from the Pelmatolapia mariae isolate MD_Pm_ZW linkage group LG5, Pm_UMD_F_2, whole genome shotgun sequence genome containing:
- the rad54l2 gene encoding helicase ARIP4 isoform X1; amino-acid sequence: MSEEAISESDLEASLNSEEEYLENEEEEDNEDMEEDEDENDGDDEDDSVDRPASAQSRTETGQDDRDSTSATSGEPSSEPPSQPASRPSSRAPSRPASRSPTSPENSSKSGPPSSKTKKQKASKLNKSSKSLKGSKPSKPSKPAHMRKNIRKLLKEDQLEAGTKAAQQEEMERRKRLEQQRKDFPTPAPAVPDSQLAVETASILGEVSHLVPGLLGKQDVICLDSSGEEDEKAEPKLPGLPIRDDVIELSSGDEDALQISSESADEDPDGAHGTEESSGAHINDDLNLPDVQGRVLVNINHPAEEKDIFLAPQLARAVKPHQIGGIRFLYDNLIESLERYNTSSGFGCILAHSMGLGKTLQVISFIDILLRNTEAHTVLAIVPVNTLQNWLTEFNLWLPPQEALPPDTDPTFVTGRTFKVHILNDEHKTTLARAKVVEEWSRDGGVLLMGYEMYRLLSMKKSFVMGKKRKSKKPAGPIIIDLDEEDRQQELMKSIEKAIARPGPDVVICDEGHRIKNYHASTSQALKNIRSRRRVVLTGYPLQNNLIEYWCMVDFVRPDFLGTRQEFSNMFERPILNGQCVDSTPQDVRLMRYRSHVLHSLLEGFVQRRGHDVLRDQLPTKEEHVILVRLSPIQRALYTEFMKRFREAGNTGWLGLNPLKAFCVCCKIWNHPDVLYEALQKENQANEQDLDLDDITSASNPRCPAPGAGLKSKVADSSNSKVNSTLPPLNSSQDRANQVITYEWAKDIMSNYQTGVLENSAKMVLLFHLIDESVRRRDKILVFSQSLSTLTVIEDFLSKRPMPQGIASTDGQSQNWVRNLNYYRLDGSTSASERERLINQFNDPENSSTRVFLLSTRAGCLGVNLIGANRVVVFDASWNPCHDAQAVCRVYRYGQRKPCHIYRLVCDFTLEKKIYDRQVSKQGMSDRVVDDLNPVLNFTRKEVESLLHFVEEEPEAEKILLESLAVYEPVISQACQLYPRLITKLPFHHESLLVDRKESKLTKAEKRAAKKSYEDEKRASVPYSRPSYAPYYPTSDYPLTNIPAFTQRGWRPMTRPDDKPVASVRPIQSTPIPMMPRQVGMGMVGSGSPGSLPVNFLQKAGVYVQRIVTTTDIVIPGANSSTDVQARISAGESIHVIRGSKAGTYIRTNDGRIFAIRSGKISRPVAGGSAASRDTQGSGIRPVSNGCSSPVDQNQRSPNGEQRPSSPLGTEILRELSHYTSSTGDAAAAAGAGNDLASPSDMSSVPSGDGNASQNYQARDLSRLGDDLLSSSLEMRGTKRKSTESQGNAQMGDKCTSAAAHFPALSGGLSFPPVGLNSSSLLGNLGHMSHPLLMAGSGGSSFLQTPGQTLADLQTIFPSAGTDLLRQPATGNGHLPTPSSSSLSTIFSSASTTIPMSSTSSAATSSSLPSGSLPRYLMNPNMAGLLSPRFPLTFSQPLLSEPRLFSTPLLSGSGGFSAPNSSSATSSFLSHFNNPTSSLLGAALTQPDRHQSTENGGDSSDDDVIEVTGQ
- the rad54l2 gene encoding helicase ARIP4 isoform X4, translated to MSEEAISESDLEASLNSEEEYLENEEEEDNEDMEEDEDENDGDDEDDSVDRPASAQSRTETGQDDRDSTSATSGEPSSEPPSQPASRPSSRAPSRPASRSPTSPENSSKSGPPSSKTKKQKASKLNKSSKSLKGSKPSKPSKPAHMRKNIRKLLKEDQLEAGTKAAQQEEMERRKRLEQQRKDFPTPAPAVPDSQLVETASILGEVSHLVPGLLGKQDVICLDSSGEEDEKAEPKLPGLPIRDDVIELSSGDEDALQISSESADEDPDGAHGTEESSGAHINDDLNLPDVQGRVLVNINHPAEEKDIFLAPQLARAVKPHQIGGIRFLYDNLIESLERYNTSSGFGCILAHSMGLGKTLQVISFIDILLRNTEAHTVLAIVPVNTLQNWLTEFNLWLPPQEALPPDTDPTFVTGRTFKVHILNDEHKTTLARAKVVEEWSRDGGVLLMGYEMYRLLSMKKSFVMGKKRKSKKPAGPIIIDLDEEDRQQELMKSIEKAIARPGPDVVICDEGHRIKNYHASTSQALKNIRSRRRVVLTGYPLQNNLIEYWCMVDFVRPDFLGTRQEFSNMFERPILNGQCVDSTPQDVRLMRYRSHVLHSLLEGFVQRRGHDVLRDQLPTKEEHVILVRLSPIQRALYTEFMKRFREAGNTGWLGLNPLKAFCVCCKIWNHPDVLYEALQKENQANEQDLDLDDITSASNPRCPAPGAGLKSKVADSSNSKVNSTLPPLNSSQDRANQVITYEWAKDIMSNYQTGVLENSAKMVLLFHLIDESVRRRDKILVFSQSLSTLTVIEDFLSKRPMPQGIASTDGQSQNWVRNLNYYRLDGSTSASERERLINQFNDPENSSTRVFLLSTRAGCLGVNLIGANRVVVFDASWNPCHDAQAVCRVYRYGQRKPCHIYRLVCDFTLEKKIYDRQVSKQGMSDRVVDDLNPVLNFTRKEVESLLHFVEEEPEAEKILLESLAVYEPVISQACQLYPRLITKLPFHHESLLVDRKESKLTKAEKRAAKKSYEDEKRASVPYSRPSYAPYYPTSDYPLTNIPAFTQRGWRPMTRPDDKPVASVRPIQSTPIPMMPRQVGMGMVGSGSPGSLPVNFLQKAGVYVQRIVTTTDIVIPGANSSTDVQARISAGESIHVIRGSKGTYIRTNDGRIFAIRSGKISRPVAGGSAASRDTQGSGIRPVSNGCSSPVDQNQRSPNGEQRPSSPLGTEILRELSHYTSSTGDAAAAAGAGNDLASPSDMSSVPSGDGNASQNYQARDLSRLGDDLLSSSLEMRGTKRKSTESQGNAQMGDKCTSAAAHFPALSGGLSFPPVGLNSSSLLGNLGHMSHPLLMAGSGGSSFLQTPGQTLADLQTIFPSAGTDLLRQPATGNGHLPTPSSSSLSTIFSSASTTIPMSSTSSAATSSSLPSGSLPRYLMNPNMAGLLSPRFPLTFSQPLLSEPRLFSTPLLSGSGGFSAPNSSSATSSFLSHFNNPTSSLLGAALTQPDRHQSTENGGDSSDDDVIEVTGQ
- the rad54l2 gene encoding helicase ARIP4 isoform X3; this translates as MSEEAISESDLEASLNSEEEYLENEEEEDNEDMEEDEDENDGDDEDDSVDRPASAQSRTETGQDDRDSTSATSGEPSSEPPSQPASRPSSRAPSRPASRSPTSPENSSKSGPPSSKTKKQKASKLNKSSKSLKGSKPSKPSKPAHMRKNIRKLLKEDQLEAGTKAAQQEEMERRKRLEQQRKDFPTPAPAVPDSQLVETASILGEVSHLVPGLLGKQDVICLDSSGEEDEKAEPKLPGLPIRDDVIELSSGDEDALQISSESADEDPDGAHGTEESSGAHINDDLNLPDVQGRVLVNINHPAEEKDIFLAPQLARAVKPHQIGGIRFLYDNLIESLERYNTSSGFGCILAHSMGLGKTLQVISFIDILLRNTEAHTVLAIVPVNTLQNWLTEFNLWLPPQEALPPDTDPTFVTGRTFKVHILNDEHKTTLARAKVVEEWSRDGGVLLMGYEMYRLLSMKKSFVMGKKRKSKKPAGPIIIDLDEEDRQQELMKSIEKAIARPGPDVVICDEGHRIKNYHASTSQALKNIRSRRRVVLTGYPLQNNLIEYWCMVDFVRPDFLGTRQEFSNMFERPILNGQCVDSTPQDVRLMRYRSHVLHSLLEGFVQRRGHDVLRDQLPTKEEHVILVRLSPIQRALYTEFMKRFREAGNTGWLGLNPLKAFCVCCKIWNHPDVLYEALQKENQANEQDLDLDDITSASNPRCPAPGAGLKSKVADSSNSKVNSTLPPLNSSQDRANQVITYEWAKDIMSNYQTGVLENSAKMVLLFHLIDESVRRRDKILVFSQSLSTLTVIEDFLSKRPMPQGIASTDGQSQNWVRNLNYYRLDGSTSASERERLINQFNDPENSSTRVFLLSTRAGCLGVNLIGANRVVVFDASWNPCHDAQAVCRVYRYGQRKPCHIYRLVCDFTLEKKIYDRQVSKQGMSDRVVDDLNPVLNFTRKEVESLLHFVEEEPEAEKILLESLAVYEPVISQACQLYPRLITKLPFHHESLLVDRKESKLTKAEKRAAKKSYEDEKRASVPYSRPSYAPYYPTSDYPLTNIPAFTQRGWRPMTRPDDKPVASVRPIQSTPIPMMPRQVGMGMVGSGSPGSLPVNFLQKAGVYVQRIVTTTDIVIPGANSSTDVQARISAGESIHVIRGSKAGTYIRTNDGRIFAIRSGKISRPVAGGSAASRDTQGSGIRPVSNGCSSPVDQNQRSPNGEQRPSSPLGTEILRELSHYTSSTGDAAAAAGAGNDLASPSDMSSVPSGDGNASQNYQARDLSRLGDDLLSSSLEMRGTKRKSTESQGNAQMGDKCTSAAAHFPALSGGLSFPPVGLNSSSLLGNLGHMSHPLLMAGSGGSSFLQTPGQTLADLQTIFPSAGTDLLRQPATGNGHLPTPSSSSLSTIFSSASTTIPMSSTSSAATSSSLPSGSLPRYLMNPNMAGLLSPRFPLTFSQPLLSEPRLFSTPLLSGSGGFSAPNSSSATSSFLSHFNNPTSSLLGAALTQPDRHQSTENGGDSSDDDVIEVTGQ
- the rad54l2 gene encoding helicase ARIP4 isoform X2 — encoded protein: MSEEAISESDLEASLNSEEEYLENEEEEDNEDMEEDEDENDGDDEDDSVDRPASAQSRTETGQDDRDSTSATSGEPSSEPPSQPASRPSSRAPSRPASRSPTSPENSSKSGPPSSKTKKQKASKLNKSSKSLKGSKPSKPSKPAHMRKNIRKLLKEDQLEAGTKAAQQEEMERRKRLEQQRKDFPTPAPAVPDSQLAVETASILGEVSHLVPGLLGKQDVICLDSSGEEDEKAEPKLPGLPIRDDVIELSSGDEDALQISSESADEDPDGAHGTEESSGAHINDDLNLPDVQGRVLVNINHPAEEKDIFLAPQLARAVKPHQIGGIRFLYDNLIESLERYNTSSGFGCILAHSMGLGKTLQVISFIDILLRNTEAHTVLAIVPVNTLQNWLTEFNLWLPPQEALPPDTDPTFVTGRTFKVHILNDEHKTTLARAKVVEEWSRDGGVLLMGYEMYRLLSMKKSFVMGKKRKSKKPAGPIIIDLDEEDRQQELMKSIEKAIARPGPDVVICDEGHRIKNYHASTSQALKNIRSRRRVVLTGYPLQNNLIEYWCMVDFVRPDFLGTRQEFSNMFERPILNGQCVDSTPQDVRLMRYRSHVLHSLLEGFVQRRGHDVLRDQLPTKEEHVILVRLSPIQRALYTEFMKRFREAGNTGWLGLNPLKAFCVCCKIWNHPDVLYEALQKENQANEQDLDLDDITSASNPRCPAPGAGLKSKVADSSNSKVNSTLPPLNSSQDRANQVITYEWAKDIMSNYQTGVLENSAKMVLLFHLIDESVRRRDKILVFSQSLSTLTVIEDFLSKRPMPQGIASTDGQSQNWVRNLNYYRLDGSTSASERERLINQFNDPENSSTRVFLLSTRAGCLGVNLIGANRVVVFDASWNPCHDAQAVCRVYRYGQRKPCHIYRLVCDFTLEKKIYDRQVSKQGMSDRVVDDLNPVLNFTRKEVESLLHFVEEEPEAEKILLESLAVYEPVISQACQLYPRLITKLPFHHESLLVDRKESKLTKAEKRAAKKSYEDEKRASVPYSRPSYAPYYPTSDYPLTNIPAFTQRGWRPMTRPDDKPVASVRPIQSTPIPMMPRQVGMGMVGSGSPGSLPVNFLQKAGVYVQRIVTTTDIVIPGANSSTDVQARISAGESIHVIRGSKGTYIRTNDGRIFAIRSGKISRPVAGGSAASRDTQGSGIRPVSNGCSSPVDQNQRSPNGEQRPSSPLGTEILRELSHYTSSTGDAAAAAGAGNDLASPSDMSSVPSGDGNASQNYQARDLSRLGDDLLSSSLEMRGTKRKSTESQGNAQMGDKCTSAAAHFPALSGGLSFPPVGLNSSSLLGNLGHMSHPLLMAGSGGSSFLQTPGQTLADLQTIFPSAGTDLLRQPATGNGHLPTPSSSSLSTIFSSASTTIPMSSTSSAATSSSLPSGSLPRYLMNPNMAGLLSPRFPLTFSQPLLSEPRLFSTPLLSGSGGFSAPNSSSATSSFLSHFNNPTSSLLGAALTQPDRHQSTENGGDSSDDDVIEVTGQ